In Burkholderia sp. WP9, a genomic segment contains:
- a CDS encoding CheR family methyltransferase, with product MMATRAQHRPERAEPVRSGEQGRDFEFTSADFARIRELIHSSAGISLSDHKRDMAYSRLARRLRTRGLDTFKQYLDLLEAENDPAEWEAFTNALTTNLTAFFREAHHFPILAEFVPRRAQPVSVWCSAASTGEEPYSIAMTLIEALGESGARQASVLATDIDTQVLAKAEAGMYQFDQVKHLSPERLKRFFLKGTGAHAGMVKVRPEVRALVRFQQLNLTDRDYQLRSQFDAIFCRNVMIYFDKPTQAQVLARFEPLVKPGGLLFAGHSENFTYVTQAFKLRGQTVYELTRDAAGERTAARTSATAARHTTSGVTV from the coding sequence ATGATGGCAACGCGCGCACAGCACCGTCCCGAACGGGCGGAGCCGGTTAGGTCCGGCGAACAGGGAAGGGACTTCGAGTTCACGTCGGCGGATTTCGCCCGTATTCGCGAACTGATTCACAGCAGCGCGGGCATCTCGCTGTCGGATCACAAGCGCGATATGGCGTATAGCCGGCTGGCGCGCCGTCTGCGCACCCGCGGCCTCGACACGTTCAAGCAGTATCTCGATCTGCTGGAAGCGGAGAATGATCCGGCCGAGTGGGAAGCGTTCACCAATGCGTTGACCACCAATCTGACGGCCTTCTTTCGCGAAGCGCACCACTTTCCGATCCTCGCCGAGTTCGTGCCGCGCCGCGCGCAGCCGGTTTCGGTATGGTGCTCGGCGGCTTCGACCGGCGAGGAGCCGTACTCGATCGCGATGACGCTAATCGAAGCGCTCGGCGAGAGCGGCGCGCGCCAGGCCTCCGTGCTCGCCACCGACATCGACACGCAGGTGTTGGCCAAGGCCGAAGCCGGCATGTATCAGTTCGACCAGGTGAAGCACCTGTCGCCCGAGCGGCTCAAACGCTTCTTCCTGAAGGGCACCGGCGCGCATGCCGGCATGGTCAAGGTGCGCCCGGAAGTGCGCGCGCTGGTGCGCTTCCAGCAACTGAACCTGACCGACCGCGATTACCAGTTGCGCTCGCAATTCGACGCGATCTTCTGCCGCAACGTGATGATCTATTTCGACAAGCCGACTCAAGCGCAAGTGCTCGCACGCTTCGAGCCGCTGGTGAAGCCGGGCGGGCTGTTGTTCGCCGGCCATTCGGAGAACTTCACGTACGTCACGCAAGCGTTCAAGCTGCGCGGCCAGACCGTCTACGAACTGACGCGCGACGCCGCCGGCGAGCGGACGGCGGCACGCACGAGCGCAACCGCGGCGCGCCACACGACGAGCGGGGTGACGGTATGA
- the cheZ gene encoding protein phosphatase CheZ, producing MNLPTNAQGAEAVNESGDFASDRILARIGQLTRTLRDSMRELGLDKHVERAAEAVPDARDRLKYIADMTEQAAERVLSAIDIAKPLQEQLKEDAGKLDARWEQWYAAPIEREEVRALMDDTRTFLRGVPEAASATNAQLMEIMLAQDFQDLTGQVIKKITDVVYLIEQQLLGVLVENIALERREQFAANAAALAAEVSPTGSPEHLLNGPQINPEGKTDVVQDQSQVDDLLASLGF from the coding sequence GTGAATCTGCCGACCAACGCGCAAGGCGCCGAAGCGGTCAACGAGAGCGGCGACTTCGCGTCCGACCGTATCCTCGCCCGTATCGGACAACTGACGCGCACGCTGCGCGACTCGATGCGTGAGCTTGGGCTCGACAAGCATGTCGAACGTGCGGCGGAAGCCGTGCCCGATGCTCGCGACCGTCTGAAGTACATCGCGGATATGACGGAGCAGGCCGCCGAGCGCGTGCTGTCCGCAATCGACATCGCCAAGCCGCTCCAGGAGCAGTTGAAGGAAGACGCGGGCAAACTCGACGCGCGTTGGGAGCAGTGGTACGCGGCGCCGATCGAGCGCGAGGAAGTGCGCGCGCTGATGGACGACACGCGAACCTTCCTGCGCGGCGTGCCCGAGGCGGCGAGCGCGACCAACGCGCAGTTGATGGAGATCATGCTGGCGCAGGACTTCCAGGATCTGACCGGCCAGGTCATCAAGAAGATCACGGATGTCGTGTACCTGATCGAGCAGCAACTGCTCGGCGTGCTGGTCGAGAACATCGCGCTCGAACGGCGCGAGCAGTTCGCGGCGAACGCGGCGGCGCTGGCGGCCGAAGTCTCGCCGACCGGCAGCCCCGAACATCTGCTGAACGGTCCGCAGATCAATCCGGAAGGCAAAACGGATGTGGTGCAGGACCAGTCGCAAGTCGACGATCTGCTGGCCAGCCTCGGCTTCTGA
- a CDS encoding chemotaxis response regulator protein-glutamate methylesterase has translation MQKIKVLCVDDSALIRSLMTEIINGQPDMTVVATAPDPLVARELIKQHNPDVLTLDVEMPRMDGLDFLEKLMRLRPMPVVMVSSLTERGNEITLRALELGAVDFVTKPKVGIRDGMLDYSEKLADKIRAAARARVRQAAPVQHAAAHAAHAPVGAAPLFNNPLLSTEKLIIVGASTGGTEAIREVLVPLPPDAPAVLIAQHMPPGFTKSFAQRLNGLCRITVKEAEHGERVLPGHAYIAPGHAHLLLARSGANYIAHLSDEPPVNRHRPSVDVLFRSAAQHAGKNAVGVILTGMGRDGAAGLLDMKKAGAYTLAQDEASCIVFGMPREAIALGAADEIASLPEMSRRVMARLSSMGDRVQRV, from the coding sequence GTGCAAAAGATCAAAGTACTGTGCGTCGACGATTCGGCACTGATCCGCAGCCTGATGACGGAAATCATCAACGGCCAGCCGGACATGACGGTGGTGGCGACCGCACCCGACCCGCTGGTCGCGCGCGAGCTCATCAAGCAGCACAACCCGGACGTACTGACGCTCGACGTCGAAATGCCGCGCATGGATGGCCTCGATTTCCTCGAGAAGCTGATGCGCCTGCGGCCGATGCCGGTCGTGATGGTGTCGTCGCTGACCGAGCGCGGCAACGAAATCACACTGCGCGCGCTGGAACTCGGCGCGGTCGACTTCGTAACCAAGCCGAAGGTCGGCATTCGCGACGGCATGCTCGACTACTCGGAAAAGCTCGCCGACAAGATTCGCGCGGCGGCCCGCGCGCGCGTGCGACAGGCCGCGCCGGTGCAGCACGCGGCGGCGCATGCCGCGCATGCGCCGGTCGGCGCCGCGCCGCTCTTCAACAATCCGCTGCTCAGTACCGAGAAGCTGATTATCGTCGGCGCATCGACGGGCGGCACCGAAGCGATCCGCGAAGTGCTGGTGCCGCTACCGCCGGACGCGCCCGCCGTGCTGATCGCGCAGCATATGCCGCCGGGCTTCACAAAATCTTTTGCGCAACGCCTCAATGGTTTGTGCCGGATTACCGTTAAAGAGGCAGAGCACGGCGAACGCGTACTGCCGGGACATGCGTATATCGCGCCAGGCCACGCTCACCTGTTGCTTGCTCGCAGTGGCGCGAACTATATTGCTCACCTTTCGGACGAACCGCCGGTGAACCGGCATCGTCCGTCAGTGGATGTGCTGTTCCGTTCGGCCGCGCAGCACGCGGGCAAGAACGCGGTCGGGGTGATTCTGACCGGGATGGGGCGCGACGGCGCCGCCGGACTGCTGGACATGAAAAAAGCAGGGGCGTATACCCTTGCGCAGGACGAAGCGAGCTGTATCGTGTTCGGCATGCCGCGTGAAGCAATTGCGCTCGGCGCGGCCGACGAGATCGCGTCGTTGCCGGAAATGAGCCGGCGTGTGATGGCGCGTCTGTCGTCGATGGGCGATCGCGTTCAGCGGGTATGA
- the cheD gene encoding chemoreceptor glutamine deamidase CheD has translation MSSALPIATNLYYDNHFQRPGVKLLPNEFYTTHEDMVLVTVLGSCVAACIQDRTAGIGGMNHFMLPDDGADVGQPASDSMRYGAYAMEVLINELIKAGGRRERFEAKVFGGGAVLAGMTTMNIGDRNSEFVRRYLALEKIRIVAEDLQGSHPRKVAFMPRTGQVMVKKLRLQQEAGVAEREQALMRQSAQARAERLAAARKRVELFSTPAASKPKVELFSTPAAGRPKVELFGTTPRPINSNNARTTEEA, from the coding sequence ATGAGCAGCGCCCTGCCGATCGCGACCAATCTGTATTACGACAACCACTTCCAGCGCCCCGGCGTGAAGCTGTTGCCCAACGAGTTCTACACCACCCACGAAGACATGGTGCTGGTCACCGTGCTGGGCTCATGCGTGGCGGCCTGCATTCAGGATCGCACGGCGGGCATCGGCGGCATGAATCATTTCATGCTGCCCGACGACGGCGCGGACGTCGGCCAGCCCGCATCGGATTCGATGCGCTACGGTGCGTACGCGATGGAAGTGCTGATCAACGAACTCATCAAGGCCGGCGGCCGGCGCGAGCGCTTCGAAGCCAAGGTGTTCGGCGGCGGCGCGGTGCTCGCGGGCATGACGACGATGAACATCGGCGATCGCAATTCGGAGTTCGTGCGCCGCTATCTGGCGCTCGAAAAGATCCGCATCGTCGCCGAGGACTTGCAGGGCTCGCACCCGCGCAAGGTGGCGTTCATGCCGCGCACCGGCCAGGTGATGGTGAAGAAGTTGCGCCTGCAGCAGGAAGCGGGCGTGGCCGAGCGCGAACAGGCGCTGATGCGGCAAAGCGCGCAAGCGCGCGCCGAGCGGCTCGCCGCGGCGCGCAAGCGGGTGGAATTGTTCTCGACGCCGGCCGCGTCGAAACCCAAGGTCGAGCTGTTTTCGACGCCCGCAGCAGGCCGCCCGAAGGTCGAGCTGTTCGGGACCACGCCGCGCCCGATTAACTCAAACAACGCCAGAACTACAGAGGAGGCGTGA
- a CDS encoding methyl-accepting chemotaxis protein, producing MLSRWSIRTSLTMVGIILVALTVTVGVLGLSALNRASQSLDRIARGDLVAIHALDDASAYLLRSRLAVDRFNTLSAAGNADEAKKAIERAQELLTKGNQSWQSYLDAPKPGVDQALLDDVIAKRMSVMREGVDPEFAALNANDMAAYHAIADTKISPMFIAYDAAAAAVIKGLQQSAVDQQASAQSNISLMTTLIIAITALALLMVVGIRFALRGLIVQPLADATACFERIASGDLSETINVFSSNEIGRLFAGIKRMQDSMSTMVKAVHSSTESIDTGAREIAMGNTDLSQRTEQQAASLQETASSMEQLTGTVRQNAENARQASQLAVNASDIATRGGDVVSQVVTTMQDIASSSNKVVDIIGVIEGIAFQTNILALNAAVEAARAGEQGRGFAVVAGEVRSLAQRSASAAKEIKELIGDSVDKVQSGSALVGRAGTTMDEIVQAVRRVTDIMGEISAASEEQSGGIEQVNRAVVQMDEVTQQNAALVEQAAAAAASLEDQTRQLQAVVNGWKVAGGPAVRSSAAVRPHTAQPRVTGSKSKPAAKAAPQTSAHGAAHPVAATAATNTAQASVNHDAGSARVEPALKPKPARAPSESAARPAAVSAATASSDADWETF from the coding sequence ATGTTGAGCAGGTGGTCGATTCGCACGTCGTTGACGATGGTGGGGATCATTCTGGTCGCGCTGACCGTAACGGTCGGCGTACTTGGGCTGAGCGCGTTGAATCGCGCGAGTCAATCGCTCGACCGCATTGCGCGCGGCGATCTGGTCGCCATTCACGCGCTCGACGATGCCTCGGCGTACCTGCTGCGCTCGCGCCTCGCGGTGGACCGCTTCAACACGTTGTCCGCCGCGGGCAACGCGGACGAAGCGAAGAAAGCGATCGAACGCGCGCAGGAGTTGCTGACCAAGGGCAACCAAAGCTGGCAGAGCTATCTCGACGCACCGAAGCCCGGCGTCGATCAGGCGCTGCTCGACGACGTTATCGCCAAGCGCATGAGCGTGATGCGCGAAGGCGTCGACCCGGAGTTCGCGGCGTTGAATGCGAACGACATGGCCGCCTACCACGCGATTGCCGATACGAAAATCAGCCCGATGTTCATCGCTTATGACGCGGCGGCGGCGGCGGTCATCAAGGGCTTGCAGCAAAGCGCCGTGGATCAGCAGGCGAGCGCGCAATCGAACATTTCGCTGATGACCACGCTGATCATCGCCATCACCGCGCTCGCGCTGCTGATGGTGGTGGGTATCCGTTTCGCGCTGCGCGGCCTGATCGTGCAGCCGCTCGCCGACGCGACGGCATGCTTCGAGCGCATTGCTTCGGGCGATCTGTCGGAGACCATCAACGTATTCAGCAGCAATGAAATCGGGCGGTTGTTCGCGGGTATCAAGCGCATGCAGGACAGCATGTCGACGATGGTGAAAGCGGTTCACAGCAGCACGGAATCGATCGACACCGGCGCCCGCGAAATCGCGATGGGCAACACCGATCTCTCACAGCGCACCGAACAGCAGGCTGCCTCGTTGCAGGAAACCGCGTCGAGCATGGAGCAACTGACCGGCACCGTGCGGCAGAACGCCGAGAACGCGCGTCAGGCGAGCCAGCTGGCGGTCAACGCGTCCGATATCGCCACGCGCGGCGGCGACGTGGTGAGCCAGGTCGTCACGACCATGCAGGATATCGCGAGCAGTTCGAACAAGGTCGTCGACATCATCGGCGTGATCGAAGGCATTGCCTTCCAGACCAATATTCTCGCGTTGAACGCGGCAGTCGAAGCGGCGCGCGCCGGCGAACAGGGCCGCGGCTTTGCCGTGGTGGCCGGCGAAGTGCGCAGCCTCGCGCAGCGCAGCGCCAGTGCCGCGAAGGAAATCAAGGAACTGATCGGCGACTCGGTCGACAAGGTGCAAAGCGGCTCGGCGCTGGTCGGCCGCGCGGGCACCACGATGGATGAGATCGTGCAGGCCGTGCGCCGTGTGACCGACATCATGGGCGAAATCAGCGCGGCGTCCGAGGAGCAATCGGGCGGCATCGAACAGGTGAATCGCGCCGTCGTGCAGATGGACGAAGTCACGCAGCAGAACGCGGCGCTGGTCGAACAGGCGGCGGCCGCGGCTGCTTCGCTCGAAGATCAGACGCGCCAATTGCAGGCGGTGGTGAACGGCTGGAAAGTGGCCGGTGGCCCGGCGGTGCGCAGCAGCGCAGCGGTACGTCCGCACACGGCGCAGCCTCGCGTCACCGGCAGCAAGAGCAAGCCGGCCGCCAAAGCCGCGCCGCAGACGTCCGCGCATGGCGCAGCGCATCCGGTTGCGGCTACGGCGGCAACGAACACCGCGCAGGCGTCGGTCAATCACGATGCAGGCTCGGCACGCGTCGAACCGGCGCTCAAGCCGAAGCCGGCTCGTGCGCCATCCGAATCCGCAGCACGTCCGGCCGCCGTCAGCGCGGCCACGGCAAGCTCGGACGCGGACTGGGAAACATTCTAG
- a CDS encoding DUF2844 domain-containing protein, with the protein MWSRVRRAGIVTALALPCSLIAVQSAHAGLGGTPMTPPSDASVSSRTIQPGSGAANAAQSVMRSASSAASSASASTSSASYTVRETTLGSGTVIREYLAADGSVFGIAWHGPQMPDLNDLLGNYFPQYVAGVKAARASRGGGRGPVAVDQSSLVVRSGGHMGAFSGQAWLPPALPAGVSGSDIQ; encoded by the coding sequence ATGTGGAGTCGTGTACGCCGCGCCGGGATCGTTACGGCGCTTGCCTTGCCTTGTTCGCTTATCGCCGTGCAGTCCGCTCATGCGGGACTGGGCGGCACCCCCATGACGCCTCCTTCGGACGCGTCGGTCTCGTCCCGCACCATTCAGCCTGGTAGCGGCGCCGCCAATGCGGCGCAAAGCGTGATGCGCTCCGCGTCCAGCGCGGCATCCTCCGCTTCGGCTTCCACGTCCTCCGCGTCCTATACCGTGCGTGAAACCACGCTCGGCAGCGGCACCGTGATTCGCGAGTATCTTGCCGCGGACGGCTCCGTCTTCGGCATTGCATGGCACGGCCCGCAAATGCCGGATCTGAACGACCTGTTAGGCAACTATTTCCCGCAATACGTGGCCGGCGTGAAGGCCGCACGCGCGTCGCGCGGCGGCGGCCGTGGCCCTGTCGCGGTCGACCAGAGCAGCCTCGTGGTGCGCTCCGGCGGCCATATGGGCGCGTTCAGCGGTCAAGCGTGGTTGCCTCCGGCGTTGCCCGCCGGCGTCAGCGGTTCCGACATCCAGTAA
- the cheY gene encoding chemotaxis response regulator CheY codes for MDKGMKILVVDDFPTMRRIVRNLLKELGYSNVDEAEDGQAGLARLRGGTYDFVISDWNMPNLDGLAMLKEIRADANLTHLPVLMVTAESKKENIIAAAQAGASGYVVKPFTAATLDEKLNKILEKMAKAGS; via the coding sequence ATGGATAAGGGAATGAAGATTCTGGTGGTTGACGACTTTCCGACGATGCGCCGGATCGTCCGCAACCTGCTCAAAGAGCTCGGCTACTCGAACGTCGACGAAGCCGAAGATGGCCAGGCCGGCCTCGCGCGTCTGCGCGGAGGTACGTACGACTTCGTGATCTCCGACTGGAACATGCCGAACCTGGACGGTCTGGCCATGCTCAAGGAAATCCGCGCCGACGCCAACCTGACGCACCTGCCTGTGCTGATGGTGACGGCCGAGTCGAAGAAGGAAAACATCATCGCGGCGGCTCAGGCCGGCGCGAGCGGTTATGTCGTCAAGCCGTTCACGGCTGCGACGCTCGACGAGAAGCTCAACAAGATTCTCGAGAAGATGGCCAAAGCCGGGAGCTGA
- a CDS encoding DUF3443 domain-containing protein: protein MRTKHIAVKFKGWMQAVAALALVSALVACGGGGGSSGDSSTTLNGGSLPASPIQQPIAATAANTVPITVGPGVSGVVNIPTVSVTICAPGSSSNCQTINNIQVDTGSFGLRVVSSALNASVLNALPVGTVSGAQLAECATFADGFTWGTVRTATIAIGSERTTAAIPLQIIGDKDSSTVPTAGCGSGSPQNTVGDLGANGILGIGNSTTDCGATCANASTAANYSNYFACPGGASCTRTPVALAQQVANPVAYFPTDNNGVIVQMPPVPDTGAPSATGTLVFGIGTQSNNALTGAQVFTTDTYGNLNNSVFNGTTVQAFLDSGSNGYFFADSSLTLCGSNYAGFYCPSSAQTRSVTLVGLNNSRASASIGILSAATLFGKGNNYAFNDLAGQIGGNSSFDLGLPFFYGRHVYYGLDQTANGGQTPYVAF from the coding sequence ATGCGAACCAAGCATATTGCTGTGAAGTTCAAGGGTTGGATGCAGGCTGTCGCGGCCCTGGCGCTGGTATCGGCGCTCGTCGCGTGCGGCGGCGGTGGCGGCAGTTCCGGCGATTCGTCGACCACACTGAACGGCGGCTCGCTGCCGGCCAGTCCGATCCAGCAACCGATCGCCGCGACTGCGGCGAACACCGTGCCGATCACAGTTGGCCCGGGCGTAAGTGGGGTCGTCAATATTCCGACGGTCAGCGTGACCATCTGCGCGCCCGGCTCGAGCTCGAATTGCCAGACGATCAACAATATCCAGGTCGATACCGGCTCGTTCGGGTTGCGCGTGGTCAGCTCGGCCCTGAACGCTTCCGTGCTCAATGCGTTGCCCGTCGGCACCGTCAGCGGCGCGCAGCTCGCCGAATGCGCGACTTTCGCGGACGGCTTCACGTGGGGCACCGTGCGCACCGCGACCATTGCGATCGGCAGTGAGAGAACCACGGCGGCGATCCCGCTGCAGATCATCGGGGACAAGGACTCCAGCACCGTGCCTACTGCCGGCTGTGGCAGTGGCTCGCCGCAAAACACCGTCGGCGATCTCGGCGCCAACGGCATTCTCGGCATCGGCAACTCGACCACGGATTGCGGCGCGACCTGCGCGAACGCGTCGACGGCGGCGAATTACAGCAACTACTTCGCGTGTCCGGGCGGCGCCTCCTGTACCCGCACGCCGGTGGCGCTCGCCCAACAGGTGGCTAATCCGGTCGCCTATTTCCCGACCGACAACAACGGTGTGATCGTGCAGATGCCGCCGGTGCCGGACACCGGCGCGCCCTCGGCTACCGGCACATTAGTGTTCGGCATCGGTACGCAGTCGAACAATGCGCTCACCGGCGCCCAGGTCTTCACCACCGACACCTACGGCAATCTGAACAACAGCGTGTTCAATGGCACGACGGTGCAGGCGTTCCTCGATTCGGGCTCGAACGGCTACTTCTTTGCCGATAGCTCCCTCACGCTGTGCGGCAGCAACTATGCGGGCTTCTATTGCCCGTCGTCCGCGCAAACCCGCTCGGTGACGCTGGTCGGACTGAACAATAGCCGGGCCAGCGCCAGCATCGGCATTCTGAGTGCGGCCACGCTGTTCGGCAAAGGCAACAACTATGCGTTCAACGACCTCGCCGGACAGATCGGCGGCAACAGCAGCTTCGATCTCGGTCTGCCGTTCTTCTATGGCCGCCACGTCTATTACGGCCTCGATCAGACCGCGAATGGCGGCCAGACGCCTTACGTGGCCTTCTGA